A stretch of Primulina tabacum isolate GXHZ01 unplaced genomic scaffold, ASM2559414v2 Contig533, whole genome shotgun sequence DNA encodes these proteins:
- the LOC142534459 gene encoding non-specific lipid transfer protein GPI-anchored 10-like — MKINGEFASKLTSKTCVTDLTCAMPFHLPLLPISLFLVFLHCVSLKTIAHNTIAERGPNLLSLAPCAPFMQGVAASPVQSCCDSLNQLYGQKPTCLCPFLNDPSALSSFPINTTLALELPQLCNLQIDPSICGGASLPSTPGAQVSLGPRPNSTVAASPVVTVAPRPSIMGFRIRNVEVSLKVKSQLWCLLMATIYFSADK; from the exons ATGAAAATCAATGGCGAATTCGCCTCAAAACTCACAAGCAAAACTTGCGTTACCGACCTAACTTGTGCAATGCCTTTTCATCTCCCTCTTCTCCCCATATCGCTCTTTCTTGTGTTTCTCCATTGTGTTTCCCTAAAGACCATTGCCCATAACACAATTGCTGAGCGTGGGCCGAATTTGCTAAGTTTAGCCCCATGTGCGCCGTTCATGCAAGGCGTGGCAGCTTCACCAGTGCAGTCATGTTGTGATAGTCTTAACCAACTCTACGGCCAGAAGCCTACTTGCCTTTGTCCATTCCTCAATGACCCGTCTGCCTTGAGTTCGTTTCCTATCAACACAACGCTTGCTCTAGAGTTGCCTCAGCTGTGCAATCTCCAAATAGACCCTTCTATTTGCGGAG GAGCTTCCTTGCCATCTACCCCTGGTGCTCAAGTTTCCCTTGGGCCAAGACCAAATTCAACAGTTGCGG CTTCTCCAGTAGTAACAGTAGCGCCCCGACCGAGCATTATGGGATTTAGAATTCGCAATGTCGAAGTGAGTCTGAAGGTGAAAAGCCAATTGTGGTGTCTTCTGATGGCTACAATTTATTTCAGTGCTGACAAATGA